A region of the Streptococcus suis genome:
ATAACGACCAAGGCAATCAAGGCAACTGGCGTAGAAGCAATGGTCACCAAGGCCAAGCGAGTATCCTGACGGAACATCATGATGACCATACCGACATAAAGAGCGATGTTGGTCACCACTTGGGTCAAGGACTGGTTAAAAGCATTCTGAATATTATCCAAGTCACTGGTAAAACGAGAAAGAATATCCCCGTCCTTGTGGCTATCAAAGAAGGCAACTGTCAAACGTTCCAGCTTGCCAAACAAGCCCTTACGCATACGGTTGGTCGAATGAGCCACGATACGCGTGAAGAGGAGGGTGTAAATCAAGGTTGCCACGACCGTCGCCGCATAAGCGAAGAAAAGGTTGAGCATAACCCCATTAAAATCAGACAGGTCAGGTTTGAAATCTGACTGACCCATTTGCACCGAAGCAAAATAAGCTTGCCCAATTTTCCCCATCTCCGCAATGGCATTTCCAAGGAAAACAGGTGTCTTAACCTGCAAGTAGGTCGCTGTCACAATGGCTAGAAAAATCACAGCAAAGGACAGTTTATAGCGTTTAAAATAAAACCAGAAAAATCTAAGTGTTTTCATCTATTCCTCCCTCCCTTTCTGTGTTTCGTAGATTTCGCGGTAGACGTCATTTGTCGCTACCAATTCTGCGTGTGTTCCCTGACCAATCAAGCGACCTTCATCAAGAACCAAAATCTTATCAGCTTTGACAACAGAAGAAATCTTCTGGGCAACGATGACAGTGGTTGTCCCCTTCAAATCATGGTTGAGAGCCTCTTGGACCAGTTTCTCAGACTTGGCATCCAGGGCAGAAGTCGAGTCATCCAAGACCAAAACCTTAGGCTCGCCAATCACCCCACGAGCAATAGACATCCGCTGCTTCTGACCACCAGAGAAGTTATTTCCACGTTCTTCTACTTGGCTCTCGTAGGTATCATCCAAGCGGTCGATAAATTCTTTGGCTTGGGCAATACCTGCGGCCCGCTCCAAGCGTTGCAAATCAGCACCAGGTGCCCCTTGACGCAGGTTGTCTGCAATGGTTCCCGAGAAGAGAATAGCCTTTTGCAAGACAATCGATACCGTATCACGCAGGGTGTTCTGGCTGACTTCTTTCAAGTCCCGACCACCGATGGATACTGTTCCTTCTTGCGGGTCAAACAAACGCGGAATCAGTTGAGCAAGAGTGGATTTACCCGCACCTGTTGCACCAACCACACCGACCATTTGCCCTGGCTCAATCTCAAATGAGATATTTTTCAAAGTCGGCTCCGTATCATGTGGGTAGGTAAAGCTAACATTGTCAAAGACAATCTTACCAGTCAATTCTTCATCCGCCACATCCTTGAAGGTCATAGCAGGCTCCGTATCCAACACCTCGCTGATCCGCTTAATTGAAATAGCCGCACGAGAAGCCTGCATCCCCATGAAACTAGTCATGATAATGGCAAACATGATTTGCATGAGGTAGCTCATAAAGGAAGTAAAGCCACCAACTGCTTCCATGTTGGTTTCCAACATCCCGGACACCAAGTAGAGCGATGCAAAAATCGCCATGTAAGAGATAAACATCATCAAGGGTTGCAAGATAGCAAAACCATAGCCGATAAAGAGGTTGAGGTCCAA
Encoded here:
- a CDS encoding ABC transporter ATP-binding protein: MFKEAILRYKWYALASVLLTSIVVATTLMQPSYLQDVLTAVLVNDKDEIVRVGKLLLIIAGIGLLAGLVNTISAAKISQGVSADIREKTFRKIQSFSYANIEEFNAGNLVVRMTNDVNQIQNLVMMLFTVLMRVPLLFVGAFIMAVRTMPELWWMIIVMVVLIMVIMAVVMGQMGPRFGKFQSLMDKMNSIAKENLRGIRVVKSFVQEKNQYKKFKDVSNELLDLNLFIGYGFAILQPLMMFISYMAIFASLYLVSGMLETNMEAVGGFTSFMSYLMQIMFAIIMTSFMGMQASRAAISIKRISEVLDTEPAMTFKDVADEELTGKIVFDNVSFTYPHDTEPTLKNISFEIEPGQMVGVVGATGAGKSTLAQLIPRLFDPQEGTVSIGGRDLKEVSQNTLRDTVSIVLQKAILFSGTIADNLRQGAPGADLQRLERAAGIAQAKEFIDRLDDTYESQVEERGNNFSGGQKQRMSIARGVIGEPKVLVLDDSTSALDAKSEKLVQEALNHDLKGTTTVIVAQKISSVVKADKILVLDEGRLIGQGTHAELVATNDVYREIYETQKGREE